A stretch of Microbulbifer bruguierae DNA encodes these proteins:
- the hisC gene encoding histidinol-phosphate transaminase, which translates to MTEQTTGNPFWSPAVAKLQPYVPGEQPKSTARLIKLNTNESPYPPSPKAQAVLTAEGIGEHLRLYPDPESTELRATIAAQFGLTPEQVFVGNGSDEVLAHAFYSFFQRPEPLLFPDITYSFYPVYCQFYGIDSHQLPLRDDFSIDVADYNIENAGGVILPNPNAPTGRYLPLADIEKLLQMHPQRVVVIDEAYIDFGGDSAVSLIERYPNLLVVHTLSKSHALAGLRLGYAMGQAHLIEGLNRAKNSFNSYPIDSIAQKVATAAIADRAWLVDNCAKVIATREHTCAALSAMGFDIIPSTANFIFAKPPGVSAEVLFEALRARNIIIRYFNKPRISEYLRISIGTDEEMDALIEACREVL; encoded by the coding sequence ATGACCGAACAAACCACAGGCAACCCGTTCTGGAGCCCCGCCGTTGCGAAGCTCCAGCCCTATGTTCCCGGCGAGCAGCCCAAGTCCACCGCGCGGCTGATCAAGCTCAATACCAACGAGAGCCCCTACCCGCCCTCCCCGAAGGCCCAGGCCGTGCTGACAGCGGAAGGCATCGGCGAGCATCTGCGCCTGTACCCGGATCCGGAATCCACCGAACTGCGCGCCACCATCGCCGCCCAGTTCGGTCTGACACCCGAACAGGTATTTGTCGGCAACGGTTCCGACGAGGTACTGGCACACGCGTTTTACAGTTTTTTCCAGCGCCCGGAGCCGCTGCTGTTCCCGGATATCACCTACAGCTTTTACCCGGTGTACTGCCAGTTCTACGGCATCGACAGCCACCAGCTGCCGCTGCGGGACGATTTTTCCATCGACGTTGCCGACTACAATATCGAAAACGCCGGCGGGGTGATTCTGCCCAACCCGAATGCGCCGACCGGGCGCTATCTGCCACTGGCGGATATCGAGAAGCTGTTGCAGATGCACCCGCAGCGGGTGGTGGTGATCGATGAGGCGTATATCGATTTCGGCGGCGACAGTGCGGTGTCGCTGATCGAGCGCTATCCGAATCTGCTGGTGGTCCACACCCTGTCCAAATCCCATGCGCTGGCGGGCCTGCGCCTGGGCTACGCCATGGGGCAGGCGCATTTGATCGAGGGGCTGAACCGGGCGAAGAATTCCTTCAACTCTTACCCCATCGATTCCATTGCACAGAAAGTGGCGACCGCGGCCATTGCCGATCGCGCCTGGCTTGTGGATAACTGCGCCAAAGTCATTGCCACCCGCGAGCACACTTGTGCGGCCTTGTCAGCAATGGGTTTTGACATCATCCCTTCCACCGCCAATTTCATCTTCGCCAAGCCTCCCGGGGTTTCTGCGGAAGTACTGTTTGAAGCACTGCGGGCGCGCAACATCATCATCCGCTATTTCAACAAGCCGCGGATTAGTGAGTACTTGCGCATCAGCATTGGTACGGATGAAGAGATGGATGCGTTGATTGAGGCTTGTCGGGAGGTTTTGTAG